Proteins co-encoded in one Trichocoleus desertorum ATA4-8-CV12 genomic window:
- a CDS encoding flippase-like domain-containing protein: MKRLLLVAASLAILGMIYWRIDLHKLIQVFQASNGLWMLVSLSMVVPITLCTAWRLEQLMPPGVTLGMGETNRLILVASALNVVLPSKMGELAKAYFIKQRGYLDSALALSLVVFEKACDMLSLLFWCALGLIFYPNKDWLFWSLTLSVLLGLSLGLLFLASRQFTQVLFTAGKAIAPRSFRAKLEKFRLSWNQMQDYFWNNKAQLWGVTATSVFIWFLHLLQIWFFILALKAWTPFLASLALAPLAILIGLLPLTFAGIGTRDAAILVLYQPFLSPPTAAALGVLCTVRYLLQAIAGLPFLGQYLGPLALTKLQKKRF, from the coding sequence ATGAAACGGCTACTTTTAGTTGCGGCCAGTCTAGCCATCTTAGGCATGATTTACTGGCGAATTGACCTTCACAAGTTGATTCAGGTCTTTCAGGCTAGCAATGGGCTGTGGATGCTGGTGAGTCTCAGTATGGTTGTCCCGATCACGCTTTGTACGGCCTGGCGTCTGGAGCAGCTCATGCCGCCCGGTGTCACTCTGGGTATGGGGGAGACCAATCGTTTAATTCTAGTTGCCAGTGCGCTCAATGTCGTGCTGCCATCGAAAATGGGCGAGCTAGCTAAGGCTTATTTCATTAAGCAGCGGGGTTACTTAGATAGTGCTCTTGCCTTATCTCTGGTTGTGTTTGAGAAAGCCTGCGATATGTTGTCGCTGCTTTTTTGGTGCGCTTTAGGCTTAATCTTCTACCCCAACAAGGACTGGTTATTCTGGAGCCTGACACTTAGTGTTTTGCTAGGTCTTTCGCTAGGTTTGTTGTTTCTAGCTTCCCGTCAATTTACACAGGTACTATTTACGGCAGGTAAAGCGATCGCCCCCCGCTCTTTTCGAGCCAAGTTAGAGAAATTCCGCCTCTCGTGGAACCAAATGCAGGATTATTTCTGGAACAACAAGGCACAACTTTGGGGAGTCACTGCAACTTCTGTATTCATTTGGTTTCTACATCTGCTGCAAATTTGGTTTTTCATCCTGGCATTAAAGGCTTGGACTCCCTTTCTAGCCAGTCTGGCCTTGGCTCCCTTAGCAATTTTAATCGGGTTGTTGCCTCTGACTTTTGCGGGAATTGGCACGCGAGATGCAGCCATTCTGGTACTTTATCAACCGTTTCTTAGTCCGCCCACTGCTGCGGCCCTGGGGGTGTTGTGCACAGTACGCTATCTCTTGCAGGCGATCGCGGGTCTACCGTTTCTGGGACAATATCTTGGCCCTTTAGCCCTAACAAAGCTTCAGAAAAAACGTTTTTAG